The following are encoded together in the Pseudomonas sediminis genome:
- the smc gene encoding chromosome segregation protein SMC, whose product MRLKSIKLAGFKSFVDPTTVSFPSNMAAVVGPNGCGKSNIIDAVRWVMGESSAKNLRGESMTDVIFNGSNTRKPVTQASIELIFDNSDNSLVGEYAAFAEISIRRRVTRDGQNTYFLNGTKCRRRDITDIFLGTGLGPRSYSIIEQGMISKLIEAKPEELRNFIEEAAGISKYKERRRETENRIRRTQENLARLTDLREELERQLERLHRQAQAAEKYQEYKAEERQLKAQLLALRWQGLNQQVGSREQVIGDQEVAFEALVAEQRSVDASIERLRDGHHELSERFNLVQGRFYSVGGDIARVEQSIQHGQQRLRQLQDDLREAEKARLETESHLGHDRTLLATLGEELEMLLPEQEMTAAAAEESAASLEEAEAAMHGWQEQWDGFNQRSAEPRRQAEVQQSRIAQLEQSLERLAERQRRLNEELQQLVADPEDATILELNEQLAAGELEHEALQLAEEQQAERLQHLREELQQAGQAQQQAQGELQRLNGRLASLEALQQAALDPGQGAGEWLREQNLLQRPRLAEGLRVESGWELAVETVLGADLQAVLLDDFVGLDFSALEQGELRLANPASGGARRAGSLLDKVESSHDLSPWLAGVRPVESLEQALAARAQLADGESLISRDGYWVGRHFLRVRRAAEADSGVLARGQELERLQLEREEREAALAQLDERLLALRDDQRRQEEQREQQRRQGQELARQLAELKAKLSASQAKAEQLGLRRRRLQDELQEAAEQREIEQEQLGESRLQLQDALDAMALDNEQRESLLASRDSLRERLDRVRQEARQHKDHAHQLAVRVGSLKAQHDSTRQALERLEMQAERLHERREQLSLNLEEGEAPLEELRIKLEELLERRMAVDDELRQARLALEDADRELRDAEKRRTQAEQQAQLLRSQLEQQRMDWQSLNVRRKALADQLAEDNYDLHGVIATLPAEATESAWEEELERMAARIARLGPINLAAIDEYQQQSERKRYLDAQDADLVEALETLENVIRKIDKETRNRFKDTFDQINRGLQALFPKVFGGGNAYLELTGEDLLDTGVTIMARPPGKKNSTIHLLSGGEKALTALALVFSIFQLNPAPFCMLDEVDAPLDDANVGRYARLVKEMSATVQFIYITHNKIAMEMADQLMGVTMHEPGCSRLVAVDVEEALAMVEA is encoded by the coding sequence ATGCGCCTGAAGAGCATCAAGCTGGCGGGCTTCAAGTCCTTCGTCGATCCGACGACGGTAAGCTTTCCCAGCAACATGGCGGCGGTGGTCGGGCCCAATGGTTGCGGCAAGTCGAACATCATCGACGCCGTGCGTTGGGTGATGGGCGAAAGCTCGGCGAAGAACCTGCGTGGCGAGTCGATGACCGACGTCATCTTCAACGGCTCCAACACGCGCAAGCCGGTGACCCAGGCCTCGATCGAGCTGATCTTCGACAACAGCGACAACTCGCTGGTGGGTGAATACGCCGCCTTCGCCGAGATTTCCATTCGCCGCCGGGTGACCCGCGACGGGCAGAACACCTATTTCCTCAACGGCACCAAGTGCCGCCGCCGCGATATCACCGATATCTTCCTCGGCACCGGCTTGGGGCCACGCAGCTACTCGATCATCGAACAGGGCATGATCAGCAAGCTGATCGAGGCCAAGCCCGAGGAGCTGCGCAACTTCATCGAGGAAGCCGCCGGCATCTCCAAGTACAAGGAGCGCCGCCGCGAGACCGAGAACCGCATCCGCCGCACGCAGGAAAACCTGGCACGTCTGACTGACCTGCGTGAAGAGCTGGAGCGCCAGCTCGAACGCCTGCATCGTCAGGCCCAGGCGGCGGAGAAGTATCAGGAATACAAGGCCGAGGAGCGCCAGCTCAAGGCACAACTGCTGGCACTGCGCTGGCAGGGGCTGAACCAGCAGGTGGGCAGCCGCGAGCAGGTGATCGGCGACCAGGAGGTGGCCTTCGAGGCCCTGGTGGCCGAACAGCGCAGCGTCGATGCCAGCATCGAGCGCCTGCGCGACGGTCACCATGAACTCTCCGAGCGCTTCAACCTGGTGCAGGGCCGCTTCTATTCCGTGGGCGGCGATATCGCCCGCGTCGAGCAGAGCATCCAGCACGGCCAGCAGCGCCTGCGCCAATTGCAGGATGACCTGCGCGAAGCGGAAAAGGCACGCCTGGAAACCGAATCGCACCTGGGGCACGACCGCACTCTGCTTGCCACTCTGGGTGAAGAGCTGGAGATGCTACTGCCCGAGCAAGAGATGACCGCCGCTGCTGCGGAGGAATCCGCCGCCAGTCTGGAAGAGGCCGAAGCCGCCATGCACGGCTGGCAGGAACAGTGGGACGGTTTCAACCAGCGCAGCGCTGAACCGCGCCGCCAGGCCGAGGTGCAGCAATCGCGCATCGCCCAGCTGGAACAGAGCCTGGAGCGTCTGGCCGAACGCCAGCGCCGTCTCAACGAAGAACTGCAGCAACTGGTGGCCGATCCCGAAGACGCCACTATTCTCGAATTGAACGAACAGCTCGCTGCCGGTGAGTTGGAGCATGAAGCGCTGCAACTGGCCGAAGAACAGCAGGCCGAGCGCCTGCAGCACCTGCGCGAGGAACTGCAGCAGGCCGGTCAGGCCCAGCAGCAGGCGCAAGGCGAGCTGCAACGGCTGAACGGTCGCCTGGCCTCGCTGGAAGCGCTGCAACAGGCTGCGCTCGATCCGGGGCAGGGCGCTGGTGAGTGGCTGCGCGAGCAGAACCTGCTGCAGCGTCCGCGTCTGGCCGAAGGCCTGCGCGTCGAGTCCGGTTGGGAGCTAGCGGTGGAAACCGTGCTCGGTGCTGACCTGCAGGCCGTGCTGCTGGATGATTTCGTCGGCCTGGATTTCTCCGCGCTGGAGCAGGGCGAGCTGCGCTTGGCCAACCCGGCTTCGGGTGGTGCCCGCCGCGCCGGCAGTCTGCTTGACAAGGTCGAGTCGAGCCACGACCTGTCGCCCTGGTTGGCCGGTGTACGACCGGTGGAGTCTCTGGAGCAGGCGTTGGCTGCCCGTGCGCAACTGGCGGACGGCGAAAGCCTGATCAGTCGCGACGGCTACTGGGTTGGCCGGCACTTCCTGCGCGTGCGCCGCGCCGCCGAAGCCGACAGCGGCGTGCTGGCGCGCGGTCAGGAGCTTGAGCGTCTGCAACTGGAGCGTGAGGAGCGCGAAGCGGCTCTGGCGCAGCTGGATGAACGCCTGCTGGCGCTGCGCGATGATCAACGTCGTCAAGAAGAGCAACGCGAGCAGCAGCGCCGTCAGGGCCAGGAACTGGCGCGCCAGCTGGCCGAGCTGAAGGCAAAGCTGTCCGCTAGCCAGGCCAAGGCCGAGCAGTTGGGCCTGCGCCGTCGTCGCTTGCAGGACGAACTGCAGGAGGCCGCAGAGCAGCGCGAGATCGAGCAGGAACAACTGGGCGAGTCGCGCCTGCAATTGCAGGACGCACTGGATGCCATGGCACTGGATAACGAGCAACGCGAAAGCCTGCTGGCCAGCCGTGACAGCCTGCGCGAGCGCCTTGATCGCGTACGTCAGGAAGCCCGCCAGCACAAGGATCATGCGCACCAGCTGGCGGTGCGTGTCGGTTCGCTCAAGGCGCAGCACGATTCCACTCGTCAGGCGCTGGAGCGCCTGGAGATGCAGGCCGAGCGTCTGCATGAGCGGCGCGAGCAACTGTCGCTGAACCTGGAAGAGGGCGAGGCGCCGCTGGAAGAGCTGCGCATCAAGCTAGAAGAGCTGCTTGAGCGGCGCATGGCGGTGGACGACGAGCTGCGTCAGGCGCGGTTGGCGCTGGAAGATGCCGATCGTGAGCTGCGTGATGCCGAGAAGCGCCGTACCCAGGCCGAGCAGCAGGCGCAACTGCTGCGCAGCCAGCTGGAGCAACAGCGCATGGACTGGCAGTCGCTCAACGTGCGGCGCAAGGCCCTGGCCGACCAGCTCGCCGAGGACAATTACGACCTGCACGGGGTGATCGCCACGCTGCCGGCCGAGGCGACGGAAAGCGCCTGGGAAGAAGAGCTGGAGCGCATGGCCGCGCGTATTGCCCGTCTCGGGCCGATCAACCTGGCGGCTATCGACGAGTATCAGCAGCAGTCCGAGCGCAAGCGCTACCTGGATGCTCAGGACGCCGATCTGGTCGAGGCGCTGGAAACCCTGGAGAACGTCATCCGCAAGATCGACAAGGAAACGCGCAACCGTTTCAAGGACACCTTCGATCAGATCAATCGCGGTTTGCAGGCACTCTTTCCAAAAGTTTTCGGTGGCGGCAACGCTTATTTGGAACTCACCGGCGAAGATTTACTCGATACCGGTGTAACCATCATGGCGCGGCCCCCGGGCAAGAAGAACAGCACCATTCATTTGCTCTCCGGTGGAGAGAAAGCGTTGACCGCTTTGGCATTGGTGTTTTCCATCTTCCAGCTCAATCCGGCGCCGTTCTGCATGTTGGACGAAGTGGATGCACCGCTGGACGACGCCAACGTTGGGCGCTATGCGCGGCTGGTCAAGGAGATGTCGGCCACGGTGCAGTTCATCTACATCACCCACAACAAGATCGCCATGGAAATGGCCGATCAGCTGATGGGGGTTACCATGCACGAGCCGGGTTGTTCGCGCCTGGTGGCGGTGGATGTCGAGGAGGCGCTGGCGATGGTGGAGGCGTGA
- a CDS encoding glutaredoxin family protein encodes MLLKALRIGLGQLVVFADWVSRPRKLKRSPEAQAEVERATANLALYQFRACPFCVKVRRTLHRLNLPVQLRDAKNDAEHRQALEQHGGRIKVPCLRIEENGQSTWLYESKAIIAYLDQRFAG; translated from the coding sequence ATGTTGCTCAAAGCCCTTCGTATCGGCCTGGGTCAGCTCGTCGTGTTCGCCGACTGGGTCAGCCGTCCGCGCAAGCTCAAGCGCAGCCCCGAGGCGCAAGCCGAAGTCGAGCGTGCCACGGCCAATCTGGCGCTGTACCAGTTCCGCGCCTGCCCGTTCTGCGTCAAGGTGCGCCGCACCCTGCACCGCCTGAACCTGCCGGTGCAACTGCGCGACGCCAAGAACGACGCCGAACACCGGCAGGCACTGGAGCAGCACGGCGGCCGCATCAAGGTGCCGTGCCTGCGCATCGAGGAAAACGGTCAGAGCACCTGGCTGTACGAATCCAAGGCGATCATCGCCTATCTGGATCAGCGCTTCGCTGGCTGA
- the folE gene encoding GTP cyclohydrolase I FolE has translation MSLEQQYTAILGQLGEDVSREGLLDTPKRAAKAMQYLCRGYQQTLEEVTNGALFSSDNSEMVLVKNIELYSLCEHHLLPFIGKAHVAYIPNGKVLGLSKVARIVDMYARRLQIQENLSRQIAEAVEQVTGALGVAVVIEAQHMCMMMRGVEKQNSSMVTSVMLGEFRSNPATRGEFLNLVR, from the coding sequence ATGTCCCTGGAACAACAGTACACCGCGATCCTTGGCCAACTTGGCGAGGATGTTTCCCGCGAAGGCCTGCTGGACACGCCCAAGCGCGCCGCCAAGGCCATGCAGTACCTCTGCCGTGGCTACCAGCAGACGCTGGAAGAGGTCACCAATGGCGCGCTGTTCAGCTCCGACAACAGCGAGATGGTGCTGGTAAAGAACATCGAGCTGTACTCGCTGTGCGAGCATCACCTGCTGCCGTTTATCGGCAAGGCCCACGTCGCCTATATCCCTAACGGCAAGGTACTCGGCCTGTCCAAGGTGGCACGCATCGTCGACATGTACGCCCGCCGCCTGCAGATCCAGGAAAACCTCAGCCGACAGATCGCTGAAGCGGTCGAGCAGGTCACCGGTGCCCTCGGTGTGGCGGTGGTCATCGAAGCGCAGCACATGTGCATGATGATGCGCGGCGTGGAGAAGCAGAACTCCTCCATGGTCACCTCGGTGATGCTCGGCGAATTCCGCAGCAACCCGGCGACCCGCGGCGAATTCCTCAATCTGGTTCGCTGA
- a CDS encoding GntR family transcriptional regulator — MTFKALDSLAEQIAHYLAERIIRGELKERERIQEQKVTQALNVSRGSVREALLILERRHLIVILPRRGAQVSELTPHHVTSLYALSIELYAMLARAVIERWQVESDLAPFIEIKNRLQDSLERDDISAFVENSFDVMRAAFPFADNPYLQETLENLLPAISRTYHLALERRKGEMGQFMNTFASLLQAIIARDPVSAREVLQSYGEHNCQLVLATLAER; from the coding sequence ATGACGTTCAAGGCCCTGGACAGCCTCGCCGAGCAAATTGCGCATTACCTGGCCGAGCGCATCATTCGCGGTGAGCTCAAGGAACGTGAGCGCATTCAGGAGCAGAAAGTCACCCAGGCCCTTAACGTCAGTCGTGGTTCGGTACGCGAAGCGCTGCTCATTCTCGAGCGCCGCCACCTGATCGTGATCCTGCCGCGCCGCGGTGCCCAGGTCAGCGAACTGACCCCGCACCACGTCACCAGCCTCTATGCGCTGAGCATCGAGCTTTACGCCATGCTGGCCCGCGCGGTGATCGAACGCTGGCAGGTGGAGTCCGATCTGGCGCCGTTCATCGAGATCAAAAATCGCCTGCAGGACAGCCTCGAGCGCGACGATATCAGCGCCTTTGTCGAGAACAGCTTCGACGTGATGCGCGCCGCCTTTCCCTTCGCCGACAACCCCTATCTACAGGAAACCCTGGAGAATCTGCTGCCGGCCATCAGCCGCACCTACCACCTGGCGCTGGAGCGGCGCAAAGGCGAGATGGGCCAGTTCATGAATACCTTCGCCAGCCTGCTGCAGGCGATCATCGCCCGCGACCCAGTGAGTGCCCGCGAGGTGCTGCAGTCCTATGGTGAGCACAACTGCCAGCTGGTGCTGGCGACTTTGGCCGAGCGATAA
- the xdhA gene encoding xanthine dehydrogenase small subunit — MIQFLLNRELRTEHALDPNVTVLNYLREHVGKTGTKEGCASGDCGACTVVVGELEGERVRYRTLNSCLTFVSSLHGKQLITVEDLKHQGKLHSVQQAMVDCHGSQCGFCTPGFIMSLFALQKNRAASGATGYDKGQTMEALAGNLCRCTGYRPIIDAAEQACCQKQPDQFDAFERDTVARLKSIAPRETAELNSGDKRCLVPLTVADLADLYAANPEARLLAGGTDLALEVTQFHRELPVMIYVGHIEDMKRIEVTDSSIEIGAAAALSDCYEALSREYPDFGELLHRFASLQIRNQGTLGGNIGNASPIGDAPPLLIALGAQIALRQGNTRRILPLQDYFLDYKVTARQEAEFIEKIIVPRAQANQAFRAYKVSKRLDDDISAVCAAFNLTIEEGVVTEACIAFGGMAAIPKRASACEAALVGSAWYPGVIEGACNALAEDFTPLSDFRASKEYRLLTAQNLLRKFFLEQQSPEIETRVTAYA; from the coding sequence TTGATCCAGTTTTTACTCAACCGGGAGCTGCGCACAGAGCATGCCCTGGACCCCAACGTCACCGTGCTCAATTACCTGCGTGAGCACGTCGGCAAAACCGGAACCAAGGAAGGCTGCGCCTCCGGCGACTGCGGTGCCTGCACCGTGGTGGTGGGCGAGCTCGAGGGCGAGCGCGTACGCTATCGCACCCTCAATTCCTGCCTGACCTTCGTTTCCAGCCTGCATGGCAAGCAACTGATCACCGTCGAAGACCTCAAACACCAGGGCAAGCTGCACAGCGTGCAGCAGGCTATGGTCGACTGCCATGGCTCGCAGTGTGGCTTCTGCACCCCCGGCTTCATCATGTCGTTGTTCGCCCTGCAAAAGAACCGGGCCGCGTCAGGCGCCACCGGGTACGACAAGGGCCAAACCATGGAAGCTCTGGCCGGCAACCTGTGCCGCTGCACTGGCTACCGCCCGATCATCGACGCCGCTGAACAGGCCTGCTGCCAGAAGCAGCCGGATCAATTCGATGCCTTCGAACGCGACACCGTGGCCCGACTCAAGTCCATCGCTCCGCGCGAGACGGCCGAGCTCAATAGCGGTGACAAACGCTGCCTGGTACCGCTGACCGTGGCCGACCTGGCCGACCTCTACGCCGCCAACCCTGAGGCACGCCTGCTCGCTGGAGGCACCGACCTGGCCCTGGAAGTCACCCAGTTCCACCGTGAATTGCCGGTGATGATCTACGTCGGCCATATCGAAGACATGAAGCGCATCGAGGTGACCGACAGCTCCATCGAAATCGGCGCTGCCGCCGCCCTGTCCGACTGCTACGAAGCGCTGTCGCGCGAATACCCGGACTTCGGCGAATTGCTGCACCGCTTCGCCTCGCTGCAGATTCGCAACCAGGGTACCCTGGGCGGCAACATCGGCAACGCCTCGCCCATCGGCGACGCCCCACCGCTGCTGATCGCCCTCGGCGCGCAGATTGCCCTGCGCCAGGGCAACACCCGTCGCATCCTGCCACTGCAGGACTACTTCCTCGATTACAAGGTGACTGCCCGTCAGGAAGCCGAATTCATCGAGAAGATCATTGTGCCGCGTGCCCAGGCCAACCAGGCGTTCCGCGCCTACAAGGTGTCCAAGCGCCTGGACGACGACATCTCCGCCGTCTGCGCCGCCTTCAACCTGACCATCGAAGAGGGTGTGGTCACCGAAGCCTGTATCGCCTTCGGCGGCATGGCCGCCATTCCCAAACGCGCCAGCGCCTGCGAAGCGGCCCTGGTCGGTTCGGCCTGGTATCCGGGCGTGATCGAAGGCGCCTGCAACGCGCTGGCTGAGGACTTCACCCCGCTGTCGGATTTCCGCGCCAGCAAGGAATACCGCCTGCTCACTGCCCAGAACCTGCTGCGCAAGTTCTTCCTCGAGCAGCAGTCGCCCGAGATCGAAACCCGGGTTACCGCCTACGCGTAA
- a CDS encoding Smr/MutS family protein, which translates to MQDDDFSLFQAELRGVKPIKHDRADTGKPKTDRKQFNTLRQAATISQGEIKVDGLSDQFVIDVGAEDPLYWAGNGVQDGQMRKLKLGQIPFDGSLDLHGMSVEKARDTLWEFLAEATKLEIRCVRVTHGKAVRMDGRKPMIKSHVNTWLRQHPQVLGFSSCVAKHGGTGAVYIILKRTMMDGRDE; encoded by the coding sequence ATGCAAGACGACGACTTTTCCCTGTTCCAGGCCGAGCTGCGCGGCGTCAAGCCGATCAAGCACGACCGCGCCGATACCGGCAAACCCAAAACTGACCGTAAACAGTTCAACACCCTGCGCCAGGCTGCGACCATCAGCCAGGGCGAGATCAAGGTGGATGGCCTGTCTGATCAGTTCGTCATCGACGTGGGCGCCGAAGACCCGTTGTACTGGGCTGGTAACGGCGTGCAGGACGGCCAGATGCGCAAGCTCAAGCTGGGCCAGATCCCCTTCGACGGCAGCCTCGACCTGCACGGCATGAGCGTCGAGAAGGCGCGTGACACACTGTGGGAGTTTCTTGCCGAAGCCACCAAACTGGAGATCCGCTGCGTGCGCGTCACCCACGGCAAGGCGGTGCGCATGGACGGGCGCAAGCCGATGATCAAGAGCCACGTGAATACCTGGCTACGCCAGCACCCGCAAGTACTGGGCTTCAGCTCCTGCGTCGCCAAACACGGCGGTACTGGCGCGGTGTACATCATCCTCAAGCGCACCATGATGGATGGTCGCGACGAGTAA
- a CDS encoding cysteine hydrolase family protein, producing the protein MSHPQTMFQLTGRGHAAASLSNATLLIIDAQEEYRSGVLALPGLDPALAEIASLLAAARAAGTDIVHVKHLGIPGGLLDPSGPRGRHLPEAAPLAGEIVVEKRLPNAFAGTELHDRLQALGHLDLIVCGFMTHSSVSTTVRAAKDYGYRCTLVDAACATRDLPAPDGSVIAAAEVHRIEMIALGDNFATLVPHAKSLV; encoded by the coding sequence ATGTCCCATCCGCAAACCATGTTCCAGCTCACCGGCCGTGGCCACGCAGCGGCCAGCCTGAGCAATGCGACCTTGCTGATCATCGATGCCCAGGAAGAATACCGCAGCGGCGTACTGGCACTTCCCGGCCTGGACCCGGCACTGGCGGAGATCGCCAGCCTGCTGGCAGCCGCCCGCGCCGCCGGCACCGACATCGTTCACGTCAAGCACCTTGGCATCCCGGGCGGCCTGCTCGACCCCAGCGGCCCACGCGGTCGTCATCTGCCGGAGGCAGCGCCACTGGCAGGCGAAATCGTGGTGGAAAAACGCCTGCCCAACGCCTTCGCCGGCACCGAGCTGCATGATCGCCTGCAGGCACTCGGCCACCTGGACCTGATCGTCTGCGGCTTCATGACCCACTCCAGCGTCAGCACCACCGTTCGCGCCGCCAAGGACTATGGCTACCGCTGCACTCTGGTCGATGCCGCCTGCGCTACCCGTGACCTGCCCGCACCGGATGGCAGCGTGATTGCCGCCGCCGAAGTGCACCGCATCGAGATGATCGCCTTGGGCGATAACTTCGCCACCCTGGTGCCGCACGCCAAGTCGCTGGTGTGA
- the ligA gene encoding NAD-dependent DNA ligase LigA: MTDAAQRISELRNELDAHNYRYYVLDEPSVPDAEYDRLFRELQALEADHPELVTPESPTQRVGGEALSAFGEVRHEVPMLSLGNAFEEDDLRAFDRSVQNGLGVPGGDLFGGGAEIEYSCEPKLDGLAVSLRYENGQLVRGATRGDGSTGEDITSNVRTIRNVPLKLQGEGWPQVLEVRGEVFMPKSGFEELNARQAEIGGKTFANPRNAAAGSLRQLDPKITASRPLEFCCYGVGQVSGELPGTQVAMLQQLKSWGVPISRELKLAKGVEACLDYYRDIGQRRMSLAYDIDGVVFKVNNIEDQQQLGFRARTPHWAIAHKFPAQEELTELLDVEFQVGRTGAVTPVARLNPVKVAGVIVANATLHNMDEVARLGVMIGDTVIIRRAGDVIPQVMAVVPERRPDNARPVHIPEQCPVCGSAVERTQLVKRSKGKESLSEGSVYRCVGRLSCQAQLKQAIIHFVSRRAMDIEGLGDKTIEQLVDEKLIASPADLYKLTFEQIIGLEGFAEVSSNKLLAAIRDSKRPTLARFIYALGIPDVGEETAKVLARSLASLERVRKALPQVLTYLPDIGLEVAHEIHSFFEDEHNQQVISALLGECGLELQEEGELSAEFSAVATLGGMLDKLNIPSVGPGAAQKLAERFGSLEGVLGGDWLDMRQTLPEKQAKAVREFFDSAENAQLARAIEQQLRDFGMHWESEKKVAEGLPLAGQTWVLTGTLEVMSRDVAKEKLESLGAKVAGSVSAKTHCVVAGPGAGSKLAKASELGVKVLDEAQFLDQLKVYGIEP, encoded by the coding sequence ATGACCGACGCCGCCCAACGTATTTCCGAACTGCGCAACGAACTGGACGCGCACAACTACCGTTACTACGTGCTGGACGAGCCGAGCGTACCCGACGCCGAGTACGATCGCCTGTTCCGCGAACTGCAGGCGCTGGAAGCTGATCACCCTGAGCTGGTCACACCAGAATCCCCGACCCAGCGCGTCGGCGGTGAGGCGCTCAGCGCCTTCGGCGAGGTGCGTCACGAAGTGCCGATGCTTAGCCTGGGCAATGCCTTCGAGGAAGACGACCTGCGTGCCTTCGACCGCAGTGTGCAGAACGGCCTTGGCGTGCCGGGCGGTGATCTGTTCGGCGGCGGTGCCGAGATCGAGTACAGCTGCGAACCCAAGCTCGACGGCCTGGCCGTCAGCCTGCGTTACGAGAATGGCCAGTTGGTGCGCGGTGCTACGCGTGGCGATGGCAGCACCGGCGAAGATATCACCAGCAACGTGCGCACCATCCGCAACGTGCCGCTCAAATTGCAAGGGGAAGGCTGGCCGCAAGTGCTGGAAGTGCGTGGTGAGGTGTTCATGCCCAAGTCCGGCTTCGAGGAGCTCAATGCACGCCAGGCTGAGATCGGTGGCAAGACTTTCGCCAACCCACGTAACGCCGCTGCCGGCAGCCTGCGTCAGCTCGACCCGAAAATCACCGCCAGCCGCCCGCTGGAGTTCTGTTGCTACGGCGTCGGCCAGGTCAGCGGCGAACTGCCAGGCACCCAGGTGGCCATGCTGCAGCAGCTGAAATCCTGGGGCGTGCCCATCAGTCGCGAACTGAAGCTGGCCAAGGGCGTCGAGGCCTGTCTGGATTACTACCGCGACATCGGTCAGCGCCGAATGAGCCTGGCCTATGACATCGATGGTGTGGTGTTCAAGGTCAACAATATCGAGGACCAGCAGCAACTGGGTTTCCGTGCGCGTACGCCGCACTGGGCCATCGCCCACAAGTTCCCGGCGCAGGAAGAGCTGACCGAGCTGCTCGACGTGGAGTTTCAGGTCGGCCGTACTGGTGCGGTGACGCCGGTTGCGCGTCTGAATCCGGTCAAGGTGGCCGGTGTGATAGTGGCCAACGCCACCCTGCACAACATGGATGAAGTGGCGCGCCTCGGCGTGATGATCGGCGACACGGTGATCATCCGCCGTGCTGGCGACGTGATCCCGCAAGTGATGGCGGTGGTGCCCGAGCGTCGCCCGGATAATGCGCGCCCGGTGCATATCCCCGAGCAATGCCCGGTGTGCGGCTCGGCGGTGGAGCGCACACAACTGGTCAAGCGCAGCAAGGGCAAGGAGTCGCTCAGCGAAGGCTCGGTGTATCGCTGCGTCGGTCGCCTGAGCTGTCAGGCGCAGCTCAAGCAGGCGATCATCCACTTCGTCTCGCGTCGAGCCATGGATATCGAAGGCCTCGGCGACAAGACTATCGAGCAACTGGTGGACGAGAAGCTGATCGCGTCGCCAGCCGACCTGTACAAACTGACCTTCGAGCAGATCATTGGTCTGGAAGGCTTCGCCGAGGTGTCCAGCAACAAGTTGCTGGCGGCCATCAGGGACAGCAAGCGGCCGACCCTGGCGCGCTTTATCTACGCCCTGGGTATTCCCGATGTAGGCGAGGAAACCGCCAAGGTGCTGGCGCGCTCCCTGGCCTCGCTGGAGCGCGTGCGCAAGGCGCTGCCACAGGTGCTCACTTACTTGCCGGACATTGGTCTGGAAGTCGCGCACGAGATCCACAGCTTCTTCGAGGATGAGCATAACCAGCAGGTGATCAGCGCCTTGTTGGGCGAATGCGGCCTCGAACTGCAGGAGGAGGGCGAACTGAGCGCCGAGTTCTCGGCCGTCGCCACCCTCGGCGGCATGCTCGACAAACTGAATATTCCGAGTGTCGGCCCCGGAGCGGCGCAGAAGCTGGCGGAGCGTTTCGGCAGCCTGGAGGGTGTGCTGGGTGGCGACTGGCTGGACATGCGCCAGACCCTGCCGGAGAAACAGGCCAAGGCTGTACGTGAGTTCTTCGACAGTGCTGAAAACGCCCAGCTGGCGCGCGCCATCGAGCAGCAACTGCGCGATTTCGGCATGCACTGGGAAAGCGAGAAGAAAGTCGCTGAAGGCCTGCCCCTGGCCGGCCAGACCTGGGTGCTCACCGGCACCCTGGAAGTGATGAGCCGCGACGTGGCCAAGGAAAAACTGGAGAGCCTGGGCGCCAAGGTGGCTGGTTCGGTATCGGCCAAGACCCATTGCGTGGTGGCCGGGCCAGGTGCCGGTTCGAAGCTGGCCAAGGCTAGCGAGCTGGGGGTGAAGGTACTGGACGAAGCGCAGTTCCTCGACCAGCTCAAGGTCTACGGTATCGAGCCCTAA
- the zipA gene encoding cell division protein ZipA, with protein MEFGLREWLIVIGIIVIAGILFDGWRRMRGGKGRLKFKLDRSFANMPDDDSDPDLLSPPRVVNRDHEPQLDEDELPSMTAKDLPRRQRNEPQQGDLNLAVDEPVPTLLNPVDDEPQEPKKAAKPAADAAPVEEVLVINVVARDDFGFKGPALLQNILESGLRFGEMDIFHRHESMAGNGEVLFSMANALKPGTFDLDDIEGFSTRAVSFFLSLPGPRHPKQAFDVMVAAARKLAHELGGELKDDQRSVMTAQTIEHYRQRIVEFERRQLTQKR; from the coding sequence ATGGAATTCGGTCTGCGCGAGTGGCTGATCGTTATTGGCATCATCGTTATCGCTGGCATTCTTTTCGACGGCTGGCGCCGTATGCGCGGTGGCAAGGGCAGGCTCAAGTTCAAGCTCGACCGCAGCTTCGCCAACATGCCTGATGACGACAGTGACCCGGACCTTCTCAGCCCGCCGCGTGTGGTCAATCGCGACCACGAGCCGCAGCTGGACGAAGACGAACTGCCGTCGATGACTGCCAAGGACCTGCCGCGTCGTCAGCGCAACGAGCCGCAACAGGGCGACCTCAATCTGGCCGTCGATGAGCCGGTACCGACTCTGCTCAACCCGGTCGATGATGAGCCCCAGGAACCCAAGAAAGCCGCCAAACCGGCTGCCGATGCTGCGCCGGTGGAAGAGGTGCTGGTGATCAACGTGGTCGCCCGCGACGATTTCGGCTTCAAGGGCCCGGCGCTGCTGCAGAACATTCTCGAAAGTGGCCTGCGCTTCGGCGAGATGGATATTTTCCATCGCCACGAAAGCATGGCTGGCAATGGCGAAGTGCTGTTCTCCATGGCCAACGCTCTCAAGCCGGGCACCTTCGATCTGGACGACATTGAAGGCTTCAGCACCCGCGCTGTTAGCTTCTTCCTCAGTCTGCCCGGCCCGCGTCATCCCAAGCAGGCCTTTGACGTGATGGTCGCTGCCGCGCGCAAACTGGCCCACGAGCTGGGCGGCGAGCTGAAGGATGACCAGCGCAGCGTGATGACCGCGCAGACCATCGAGCATTACCGCCAGCGCATCGTTGAATTCGAGCGTCGGCAGCTGACCCAGAAACGCTGA